In Bacillus sp. Marseille-Q1617, a genomic segment contains:
- the nagA gene encoding N-acetylglucosamine-6-phosphate deacetylase — protein sequence MYYLKGDIITDGQRFQNKTIGISKGKIFYVGEDEPINVSNLYITKGVICPGFVDIHLHGVSGDDFMDSAEAFDKIAERLPRYGVTSFLATSRTAAISDLEDFLIHATSFERKPSYAQLLGVHIEGPWISPVYPGAQKSSLIRRLTAEDSQRIILPHSGIISVITLAPEEVNDRSVLDQLHSNGIRLSAGHTNASLEDVKLAISHGLRQITHTFNAMSPVHHRSPGTAAAALICEELTCEIILDGLHVHPDMIGFLYKVKGREKLVLISDCTGYNNLDDGEYFLRGKHLIKKGNQLRLKDGPLAGSAITLDQGVKYAVDHCGIPLEDAVYMAGKGPLKAIGKDAVKGSIKEGFDADLVVLDEESKVEMTIVNGEIVYKK from the coding sequence TTGTACTATCTTAAAGGCGATATCATCACTGACGGGCAGCGTTTCCAGAATAAAACGATCGGTATTTCCAAAGGGAAGATTTTTTATGTCGGAGAGGATGAACCTATAAACGTCAGTAATCTGTATATCACAAAAGGAGTGATTTGTCCTGGTTTCGTGGACATACACCTGCATGGCGTCAGCGGAGATGATTTCATGGATTCTGCCGAAGCCTTTGACAAGATTGCTGAACGGCTGCCCCGTTATGGTGTGACTTCCTTCCTGGCAACTTCAAGGACAGCAGCCATTTCTGACCTTGAAGACTTCCTTATTCACGCAACAAGCTTTGAACGAAAGCCTTCTTATGCTCAACTTCTTGGTGTCCACATCGAAGGTCCCTGGATCAGCCCTGTCTACCCAGGGGCACAAAAGAGTTCTTTGATCCGGCGTCTCACGGCTGAGGACTCACAGCGCATCATCCTTCCCCATTCCGGCATCATCTCGGTCATCACGCTTGCACCAGAAGAAGTGAATGACCGCTCCGTTCTTGATCAATTGCATTCAAATGGCATCCGGCTCTCAGCCGGCCACACAAATGCTTCACTTGAGGATGTGAAGCTTGCCATCAGCCATGGACTAAGGCAGATCACCCATACCTTCAACGCGATGAGCCCTGTCCATCACCGGAGCCCGGGGACGGCAGCAGCTGCGCTTATATGCGAAGAATTGACGTGTGAGATCATTCTTGATGGCCTTCATGTTCACCCTGACATGATCGGGTTCCTATATAAGGTAAAAGGCAGGGAAAAGTTGGTGCTTATATCAGATTGTACAGGATATAACAATCTGGATGATGGAGAGTATTTCCTTCGGGGAAAACATTTGATCAAGAAAGGGAATCAATTGAGGCTGAAGGACGGTCCTCTCGCAGGCAGCGCTATCACACTAGACCAAGGGGTGAAATATGCCGTTGACCATTGCGGGATTCCGTTGGAAGACGCTGTCTACATGGCGGGAAAGGGGCCGCTCAAAGCAATCGGAAAAGACGCGGTGAAAGGAAGTATAAAGGAAGGATTCGATGCCGACCTTGTTGTACTGGATGAAGAATCGAAGGTGGAAATGACGATCGTCAACGGGGAAATCGTTTATAAAAAATGA
- a CDS encoding FIMAH domain-containing protein: MSKKVLRTVSVLLSFILFISLVPALQPAVSADAGWEELQVVNGGFEAVPGSDNDIPSWVIWSGGNKTGMKVSEENVFEGERSLRVDNSGSFGLFSQLIDVTEGNSYKMTAQLYVDELVAGNPGIWLRWYDAEGKNFGNTPKYFEGLKEGEWQEVAIEADAPAGAAGVKVFLYQTTSTVTKGYYDNIQVFEKSNEQLDLPFEYGDPINLGPSALAAKTQGAAVGDGEIYYATNGSPATFYANDAETGEKIFSHELPGSDVVWGMTIGSDGNVYFAGTYNGILYRYLVDEKKLEEVGKSPSDNWIWQLDATEDGKIYGATYPNAKVFEYDIEADTLTDLGRFHEEQNYARGLGVTDENLYVGIGTTAYLMKMNRETGEREEIDLPITGTGTSVSNVWEYGDRLFVAYGTSLLVLDVNTGEVVHEMSWQDEAAYDGLISPPSPYDESLIYFKDKRTSELWTYDMDTDETQPVEPRITLPASPVKAYEWTTNEDGKQVLSVLHHQIEYSTYNPETNEATVIYPDVELQGLSIQSLEIGPDEKVYMGGYQGSFGVFDTSSESYLLRERNPHQIEGIGFMNGNVYMGIYGGAMIYKYNPELPFKYEDGGSGDNPEMVHDIGDGQSRPFTFTSGDDKLFTGTIADYGKLGGALTIFDEKTGEWNTIRNIIENQSIIGLAYKDGTLYGGSTTAGGLGIDPTEEKARMFEYDASSGEYELFDLEVEGIKTPEMIGELSFGPDGNLWGAAYGVNEKGKANSVIFAMDPDSKEIIKQKEFYTGVHRGSQWRPFFMRWDEEGMLYTTIGRKLTVIDPETMMSKQLIGDTVNLMDIDNEGNIYYADGADLMKLPVSLEAAELTAEDSSLLQGETAKLDLKVILTNGHEVDLAGAEVEWENSDPEVIELNEGEVTALNAGTAEIKATVTYNGQTVKTDALIITVEVSTTTLAEQIKAMNENGDLDDDTAEQLVNRLKQAQHHYDQGRTEQALKHLGDFSKHLERSSAEENIKALLEQNVQSIKDKWGEGSMRDTGTGSLS, from the coding sequence ATGAGTAAAAAAGTACTGCGCACGGTTTCAGTCTTGCTTTCTTTCATTTTGTTCATTTCATTGGTCCCGGCACTCCAGCCGGCGGTGTCGGCAGACGCAGGTTGGGAAGAGCTTCAGGTAGTAAACGGAGGCTTTGAAGCGGTTCCGGGGTCGGATAATGATATTCCATCCTGGGTGATCTGGAGCGGAGGAAATAAGACGGGCATGAAAGTGTCGGAGGAAAATGTTTTTGAAGGGGAGAGGAGCCTCAGGGTTGATAACTCAGGTTCTTTCGGCCTTTTCAGTCAGTTGATTGATGTGACGGAAGGGAATTCCTATAAGATGACGGCTCAACTATATGTAGATGAACTTGTGGCGGGGAATCCCGGCATCTGGCTGCGCTGGTATGATGCTGAAGGAAAGAACTTCGGGAATACGCCAAAGTATTTTGAGGGTCTGAAAGAGGGAGAGTGGCAGGAAGTTGCCATTGAAGCGGATGCTCCTGCAGGTGCCGCAGGGGTCAAGGTCTTTCTCTACCAAACCACAAGTACTGTGACAAAGGGATACTATGATAACATTCAAGTCTTTGAAAAATCGAATGAACAGCTGGATCTACCGTTCGAATACGGCGACCCCATCAATCTCGGGCCATCGGCTCTGGCGGCTAAAACCCAGGGAGCGGCCGTTGGCGACGGGGAAATCTACTATGCAACAAATGGGTCCCCTGCGACTTTTTACGCCAATGATGCAGAAACGGGGGAAAAGATTTTCTCCCATGAACTGCCGGGGAGTGACGTCGTATGGGGGATGACCATCGGATCCGACGGGAATGTGTATTTTGCCGGTACATACAACGGCATTCTGTACAGATATCTGGTGGACGAAAAGAAACTGGAGGAAGTCGGTAAGAGTCCTTCGGATAACTGGATCTGGCAGCTGGATGCAACAGAGGACGGGAAGATTTACGGGGCAACTTATCCGAATGCAAAAGTGTTTGAATATGACATTGAAGCTGATACCCTTACGGACCTAGGTCGCTTCCATGAAGAACAGAACTATGCAAGGGGACTGGGTGTAACGGATGAAAACTTATATGTGGGGATTGGCACGACTGCATATTTGATGAAAATGAACCGTGAAACGGGGGAAAGGGAAGAAATCGATTTGCCGATCACAGGTACGGGCACTTCCGTTTCAAATGTGTGGGAGTACGGAGATCGATTATTTGTCGCATATGGTACAAGCTTGCTGGTACTGGATGTGAATACAGGAGAAGTGGTCCATGAAATGAGCTGGCAAGATGAGGCTGCCTATGACGGATTGATTTCCCCTCCTTCGCCTTATGATGAAAGCTTGATCTATTTCAAGGACAAGCGCACAAGCGAGCTGTGGACCTATGATATGGATACGGATGAAACACAGCCTGTGGAACCAAGAATCACGCTGCCGGCTTCCCCGGTAAAGGCGTATGAATGGACAACGAATGAAGATGGAAAACAGGTTCTGTCGGTCCTTCACCATCAGATTGAGTACTCCACCTATAATCCGGAGACGAATGAAGCCACTGTCATTTATCCTGATGTAGAGCTTCAGGGTCTTTCCATTCAAAGTCTAGAAATCGGCCCGGATGAAAAGGTGTACATGGGCGGATATCAAGGTTCATTTGGAGTATTCGATACGTCCTCCGAATCGTATCTGCTTCGTGAACGGAATCCGCATCAAATTGAAGGAATCGGATTTATGAATGGGAACGTTTACATGGGGATCTATGGAGGGGCGATGATCTACAAATACAATCCAGAGCTTCCTTTTAAATATGAAGATGGAGGCAGCGGCGATAACCCTGAAATGGTTCATGATATCGGCGATGGTCAAAGCAGACCGTTCACCTTTACATCAGGGGATGATAAGTTATTCACCGGTACGATCGCTGATTATGGAAAACTCGGCGGGGCACTGACCATTTTTGATGAAAAGACAGGCGAATGGAATACAATCAGGAACATCATCGAAAATCAAAGCATCATCGGCCTTGCGTATAAGGACGGAACATTATATGGTGGTTCTACGACTGCAGGCGGCCTGGGCATAGACCCGACCGAAGAGAAGGCAAGGATGTTTGAATATGATGCATCTTCCGGGGAATATGAGTTATTTGACCTGGAAGTGGAAGGAATCAAGACACCTGAAATGATAGGGGAGCTTTCCTTTGGCCCTGACGGAAATCTATGGGGTGCCGCCTACGGCGTGAATGAAAAAGGAAAAGCAAACAGCGTCATATTCGCGATGGATCCGGATTCGAAAGAAATCATCAAACAAAAAGAGTTCTATACAGGTGTCCATCGCGGCAGTCAATGGCGTCCATTCTTCATGAGATGGGATGAAGAGGGCATGCTTTACACCACCATAGGAAGGAAATTGACGGTCATCGACCCTGAAACCATGATGAGTAAACAGTTGATCGGAGATACGGTCAACCTGATGGATATCGATAACGAAGGGAATATCTATTATGCCGATGGAGCAGATCTAATGAAACTGCCTGTCTCTTTGGAAGCGGCCGAACTGACCGCGGAGGACAGCAGCCTGCTTCAGGGAGAGACGGCGAAACTTGATTTGAAAGTCATATTGACTAACGGTCATGAAGTGGACCTTGCCGGCGCAGAGGTTGAGTGGGAAAACAGTGATCCTGAAGTAATCGAGCTCAATGAGGGAGAAGTTACAGCGTTGAATGCTGGTACAGCAGAAATAAAAGCGACGGTTACGTATAATGGCCAGACGGTAAAAACCGATGCCCTTATCATCACAGTGGAAGTATCCACCACTACACTCGCTGAACAAATTAAAGCCATGAATGAAAACGGCGACCTGGACGATGATACTGCTGAACAGCTTGTTAACAGGCTGAAACAGGCACAGCACCATTATGATCAAGGAAGAACAGAGCAGGCACTGAAACACTTGGGTGACTTCTCCAAGCACCTTGAAAGGAGCAGTGCCGAAGAAAATATAAAAGCCTTGCTCGAACAAAACGTCCAATCAATCAAAGATAAATGGGGTGAAGGTTCTATGCGGGACACGGGGACAGGTTCCTTGTCCTAA
- a CDS encoding pullulanase yields MGRKTKRQFSVFMTLLMVLSLWLPYVPAQSVTAASSGEEELNTTESSDRTVRFTYIREDQQYEGWNIWAWNTGVQNDQLNFDSYENGVATANIAVAPETEQFGFVLRSTEDWNTAEKEFGDRFIKVNKNDTITKAYITSGVEEIRIVPDGSAPVIDQGDATFFYRDKELFANDAMDTIEKVELKFNGETREMTYEPENERFVVSYEDIPNGKTPYSFLITKNGETTEVSDPYNTVDGVSVIEFQKADLNVSGTVAPTAIDYNQNAVLTVGVEGLTDDLKVSKITADLTPIGGSDKFAIDPALKEVTISVDDNVTAGTKTIPLTVVDNYGNPHKGTAEVEVKTRQAVGENDFDWDESIIYFMLTDRFFNGDASNDDPYGLNYDESKRGTYQGGDFEGITEKLDYLDELGVNTVWISPVVENIKYDVRSVETNGESDEPYFGYHGYWASNFGELNPHFGSMEEFHTLIDEAHERGIKIMVDVVVNHTGYGLKEVDGELAEENRPTGYPTDTERETYSDIVRQGSDVGTDEVVGELAGLPDIITEDPAVRQQIIDWQTAWIEKATTAKGNTIDYFRVDTVKHVDKPTWMAFKNAITEKMPEHKMIGEAWGTNADTDYGYLESGMMDSLLDFGFKEIAHEFVNGSLKAANDKLTARNEKIDNTATLGQFLGSHDEDGFLHSLGGDEGKLKVAASLQATAKGQPVIYYGEELGQSGANNYPQYDNRYDFAWDQVENNDILEHYKKILNFRGDHSKAFAKGDRSVVGGNNSDKFLMFSRTHDGESAYVGLNVEDKAKEITVSVDSPDAVITDHYSGKEYPASGAEEVTLTIPAIADGGTVLLTVAGGSITGAEAGSGDGGEPEVEPVPENNIRIHYKREDGNYENYGAWLWNDVKDPSANWPTGATMFEKTDSYGAYIDVPLAEGAKNIGFLVMDVTKGDAGKDGGDKGFTITSEDMNEIWIEQGSDKVYTYEPVDLPENTVRIHYVRDDANYENFGVWNWGDVAAPSENWPAGAADLAGKDQYGAYVDIPLKENAKQIGFIVMDESKGDAGKDGGDKTFNLLDKYNRLWIKQGDDTVYVSPQWEVASGITSAEVISEDTIRLGFTMTEGLTPESVKEGLAIKESDGEDVAVESVEITGDTTVEVKASFSLDKLPLSITYSGRTVSASTGWRMLDEMYGYDGDDLGATYKDGNATLKLWAPKASKVVAKFYDKKDAATEISSVELESGEKGVWSANVKASDVGVSDLKGYYYQYEVTNDGVTKNVLDPYAKSMAAFTVNTNGDAGPDGDKVGKAAIVDLSGTNPEGFTHAEIDGYEKREDAVIYETHIRDFTSDPSIEGDLNARWGSYKAFIDKLDYIKSLGVTHVQLLPVMAWYYGDETNMGERELEYSAGGNEYNWGYDPHSYFSPDGAYSENAKDPELRVKELKQLIDAIHDSGMGVVLDVVYTHMAQTSTLNDIVPNYYAFQDDKGNFLGGFGNNLATNHKMAEKLMVDSVKYWFEEYKIDGMRFDMMGDATYPAVQNAYDAAASVNPDALFIGEGWRTFAGHLADPELKGMGADQDWMDKTDDVGVFSDEIRNELKSGFGSEGEPRFITGGARDINTIFNNIKGQPGNTADDDPGDMVQYIAAHDNLPLYDVIAQSIKKDPAIPENNLEIHKRIRIGNSMILTSQGTAFLHAGQEYGRTKQWLGEGVPEQKYHELKDQDGNPFGYFIHDSYDSSDAINKFDWEKATNAEEFAVNATTREYTEGLIKLRKSTNAFRLGEKELVDQNVTMLDIPEIKDTDLMLAYKNVSTDDTGTYYVFVNADDKKRSLSISDYDFRGAKVLVDNDEAGVKPVEERSGFKLKKDTLTIDPLTTVVIKVDQKGKAKGKSKEKPGERKGQKD; encoded by the coding sequence ATGGGGAGAAAAACAAAGCGGCAATTCTCAGTCTTTATGACACTGCTGATGGTACTGAGCCTTTGGTTACCGTATGTACCGGCTCAGTCCGTGACAGCGGCCAGTTCTGGAGAAGAAGAACTTAACACAACTGAGTCTTCAGACCGTACAGTACGCTTTACGTACATCCGTGAAGATCAACAGTATGAAGGCTGGAACATATGGGCCTGGAATACTGGAGTACAGAATGATCAACTTAATTTTGATTCCTATGAAAACGGGGTGGCGACAGCGAATATCGCGGTTGCACCTGAAACCGAACAATTTGGATTCGTGCTCCGCAGCACAGAGGATTGGAATACTGCGGAAAAAGAATTCGGTGACCGTTTTATTAAGGTTAACAAAAATGACACCATCACCAAGGCCTACATAACAAGCGGTGTCGAAGAAATCCGGATTGTTCCTGATGGGTCGGCTCCGGTCATCGACCAGGGAGATGCAACTTTCTTCTATCGTGACAAAGAGCTGTTTGCAAATGATGCAATGGACACGATTGAAAAAGTGGAATTGAAGTTTAATGGGGAAACCAGGGAAATGACATATGAGCCGGAGAATGAGAGGTTTGTGGTTTCGTATGAAGACATTCCGAATGGGAAAACGCCATATTCCTTTTTAATAACAAAAAACGGTGAAACAACAGAGGTCAGCGATCCTTACAATACAGTGGATGGTGTGTCGGTGATTGAATTTCAAAAAGCTGATCTGAATGTATCTGGAACTGTAGCACCGACTGCGATCGACTATAATCAGAATGCTGTATTGACGGTCGGCGTTGAGGGTCTGACTGATGATCTTAAAGTCTCTAAAATCACTGCAGACCTTACTCCTATAGGAGGATCAGACAAGTTCGCAATCGACCCTGCGCTGAAAGAAGTGACAATTTCAGTCGATGACAATGTGACAGCGGGCACCAAAACGATTCCTTTAACCGTGGTGGACAACTACGGAAACCCTCATAAAGGAACGGCTGAAGTCGAAGTGAAAACAAGACAGGCTGTCGGCGAAAATGATTTTGACTGGGACGAGTCCATCATTTATTTCATGCTGACAGACCGGTTCTTTAATGGGGATGCGTCAAATGACGACCCTTATGGTTTGAACTATGACGAGTCTAAGCGCGGAACTTATCAAGGCGGTGACTTTGAGGGGATCACGGAAAAACTGGATTACCTGGATGAGCTTGGTGTGAATACGGTCTGGATCAGCCCGGTTGTGGAGAACATCAAGTACGATGTCCGTTCTGTTGAGACAAACGGAGAATCGGACGAACCTTACTTCGGCTACCATGGCTATTGGGCGAGTAACTTCGGAGAATTGAACCCGCACTTTGGTTCAATGGAAGAATTCCATACACTGATTGATGAAGCCCATGAGCGCGGCATCAAAATCATGGTCGATGTGGTAGTCAATCACACGGGGTATGGATTGAAAGAGGTTGACGGAGAGCTTGCTGAAGAAAATCGTCCTACCGGATACCCTACAGATACTGAGCGTGAAACATACAGTGATATCGTCCGCCAAGGTTCTGATGTAGGCACTGATGAAGTTGTGGGTGAGCTCGCAGGCCTTCCTGACATCATCACTGAAGATCCTGCAGTCCGCCAGCAAATCATCGACTGGCAGACAGCCTGGATTGAAAAAGCGACAACGGCTAAAGGCAATACAATTGATTACTTCCGTGTCGATACAGTGAAGCACGTAGATAAGCCGACTTGGATGGCGTTTAAAAATGCCATCACTGAAAAAATGCCCGAGCACAAGATGATCGGGGAAGCATGGGGAACAAATGCTGATACGGATTATGGCTACCTCGAATCAGGTATGATGGATTCCCTGCTGGACTTTGGATTCAAGGAAATTGCTCATGAATTTGTGAACGGAAGCCTGAAAGCGGCGAATGATAAATTGACTGCACGAAATGAAAAAATTGATAACACGGCAACACTTGGACAATTCCTTGGAAGTCATGATGAAGACGGATTCCTGCATTCGCTTGGCGGCGATGAAGGCAAGCTGAAAGTGGCTGCTTCCCTGCAGGCGACGGCTAAAGGACAGCCGGTCATTTATTACGGTGAAGAGCTTGGCCAAAGCGGAGCCAACAACTATCCGCAGTATGACAACCGTTATGATTTTGCCTGGGATCAAGTGGAGAATAACGATATCTTAGAACATTACAAAAAAATCCTGAACTTTAGAGGAGACCATTCGAAAGCTTTTGCTAAAGGTGATAGAAGTGTTGTAGGTGGAAATAACAGCGATAAATTCCTGATGTTCTCTCGTACGCATGACGGAGAATCGGCATACGTCGGCTTGAATGTTGAGGATAAAGCAAAAGAGATCACGGTTTCTGTTGATTCTCCTGATGCGGTCATTACTGATCATTATTCAGGGAAGGAGTACCCTGCTTCAGGAGCTGAAGAAGTTACATTAACCATTCCGGCAATAGCAGACGGAGGAACTGTATTGCTGACTGTTGCTGGAGGTTCAATCACTGGTGCCGAAGCTGGTTCCGGCGATGGTGGTGAACCGGAAGTAGAGCCGGTTCCGGAGAATAATATCCGTATTCACTACAAACGTGAAGATGGAAATTATGAAAACTATGGTGCGTGGCTTTGGAATGATGTAAAAGATCCTTCAGCCAACTGGCCGACAGGTGCGACCATGTTCGAAAAGACCGACAGCTACGGTGCGTATATTGATGTACCGTTAGCAGAAGGCGCCAAGAACATCGGCTTCCTGGTCATGGACGTGACCAAGGGTGACGCTGGTAAAGACGGCGGGGACAAAGGGTTCACCATAACTTCAGAAGATATGAATGAAATCTGGATAGAGCAGGGTTCAGACAAAGTCTACACATACGAACCAGTGGACTTACCTGAAAACACCGTGCGTATCCACTATGTACGTGATGACGCAAACTACGAAAACTTCGGTGTGTGGAACTGGGGAGATGTAGCGGCTCCTTCCGAAAACTGGCCGGCAGGTGCGGCTGATTTAGCGGGCAAGGACCAATACGGTGCCTATGTGGATATCCCGTTAAAAGAAAATGCCAAACAAATCGGTTTCATCGTCATGGATGAGTCCAAAGGCGATGCCGGTAAAGACGGCGGGGATAAAACGTTCAATCTGCTTGATAAGTACAATCGTCTCTGGATCAAACAAGGTGACGATACGGTCTATGTCTCCCCTCAATGGGAAGTGGCATCCGGCATCACGTCAGCCGAAGTCATCTCGGAAGACACGATCCGCCTTGGTTTCACGATGACGGAAGGTTTAACGCCGGAATCTGTAAAAGAAGGTTTGGCTATCAAAGAGAGTGATGGAGAAGATGTAGCAGTAGAAAGTGTTGAAATCACTGGAGATACAACGGTTGAAGTGAAAGCTTCATTCAGCTTGGATAAACTCCCTCTATCCATCACGTATTCAGGCAGAACCGTTTCAGCCTCAACGGGCTGGAGAATGCTTGATGAGATGTATGGGTACGATGGGGACGACCTTGGTGCGACATATAAAGATGGCAATGCGACGCTAAAATTATGGGCTCCAAAAGCAAGCAAGGTAGTGGCGAAATTTTACGATAAAAAAGATGCTGCAACAGAAATCAGCAGCGTTGAATTGGAGTCTGGCGAAAAAGGAGTTTGGTCAGCCAACGTCAAAGCGAGCGATGTGGGTGTATCAGACCTGAAAGGCTACTACTACCAATATGAAGTCACAAACGATGGCGTGACGAAGAACGTTCTGGATCCGTATGCAAAATCCATGGCAGCTTTCACTGTCAATACGAATGGTGATGCGGGGCCGGACGGCGATAAAGTCGGTAAAGCGGCAATCGTTGATTTAAGCGGCACGAATCCGGAAGGCTTCACGCACGCAGAGATTGATGGCTATGAAAAACGTGAAGATGCCGTCATCTATGAAACTCACATCCGCGACTTTACATCCGACCCTTCGATTGAAGGCGACCTTAACGCAAGATGGGGCTCCTATAAAGCCTTCATCGACAAGCTGGATTACATCAAGTCCCTTGGTGTCACTCACGTACAACTACTGCCGGTCATGGCATGGTACTACGGTGACGAAACCAATATGGGTGAACGTGAGCTTGAGTACTCAGCAGGAGGCAACGAATATAACTGGGGCTACGACCCGCACAGTTATTTCTCACCAGACGGGGCTTACTCAGAAAATGCGAAAGACCCTGAACTGCGTGTGAAAGAGCTAAAGCAATTGATTGATGCGATTCATGACTCTGGGATGGGTGTAGTGCTGGATGTTGTCTACACGCACATGGCACAAACAAGCACACTGAACGATATTGTTCCAAATTACTACGCGTTCCAGGATGATAAAGGAAACTTCCTTGGAGGCTTCGGTAACAACCTGGCAACGAACCACAAGATGGCTGAAAAGCTGATGGTGGATTCAGTGAAATACTGGTTTGAAGAATACAAGATTGACGGTATGCGATTCGACATGATGGGTGACGCAACGTACCCTGCGGTGCAGAACGCATATGACGCAGCGGCTTCTGTTAACCCTGATGCTTTATTCATCGGGGAAGGATGGAGAACATTTGCTGGTCACCTCGCAGATCCTGAACTTAAAGGAATGGGTGCAGATCAGGACTGGATGGACAAAACCGATGATGTCGGCGTATTCTCAGACGAAATCCGTAACGAATTGAAATCGGGCTTCGGTTCGGAAGGCGAGCCGCGTTTCATCACAGGCGGAGCAAGGGATATCAACACCATTTTTAACAACATCAAAGGCCAGCCGGGTAACACGGCCGATGACGATCCGGGCGATATGGTCCAATACATCGCAGCGCACGATAATCTGCCGCTGTATGATGTTATCGCTCAATCGATTAAAAAGGATCCGGCTATTCCAGAAAACAACCTTGAGATTCACAAGCGTATCCGAATCGGAAACTCCATGATCCTTACATCGCAAGGTACTGCATTCCTGCATGCTGGTCAGGAATACGGAAGAACAAAGCAATGGTTAGGTGAAGGAGTACCTGAACAGAAATATCATGAGTTAAAGGATCAAGACGGAAATCCTTTCGGGTATTTCATCCACGATTCCTACGATTCTTCGGATGCGATCAACAAATTTGATTGGGAAAAAGCGACGAACGCTGAAGAATTCGCGGTGAACGCAACGACAAGAGAGTATACGGAAGGCTTGATCAAGTTAAGAAAATCGACCAATGCGTTCCGGTTGGGTGAAAAAGAGCTTGTCGATCAAAATGTCACCATGCTTGATATTCCTGAAATCAAGGATACAGACTTGATGCTGGCTTACAAGAACGTATCCACAGATGACACAGGTACTTACTATGTATTCGTCAATGCAGACGACAAGAAGCGTTCGCTGTCCATCAGCGACTATGACTTCAGGGGTGCGAAAGTCTTAGTGGATAACGACGAAGCGGGAGTCAAGCCGGTTGAAGAACGATCAGGGTTCAAATTGAAGAAAGATACCTTAACAATTGATCCATTAACTACAGTAGTGATTAAAGTGGATCAAAAAGGCAAGGCAAAAGGTAAGTCTAAAGAAAAACCAGGAGAAAGAAAAGGTCAAAAGGATTAA
- a CDS encoding acyltransferase, giving the protein MTKKRSHIAEIHILRAIACLLVVFVHVSATYYYQQGQQFNDYTYFINQISRFGTPIFALISGFLLFYQVRFRGFDLKRFSTSRFTKIGFPFLFWSIFYLGFMYAAEGVNPFDVGEKRFLINFLSGNSFYHLYFMAIVFQFYLLFPFLQLIRSKKNWIILLMGSIFLNLYFLKLFTPGQFEGIIGEILGQRAFLPHWIYFFIFGGFLAYYWEPLAAFSRKYKGILGISVILITLAAVWEYKTVGAIASNRATNMINIPIITLFIIGIGETITKINWLNHTLTKIGTLSMAIYLAHPFVIYCFQEIAPASIWKTALFPIVYAVILLATIGVVKFIQLFPLNQYILTVPKIKTAEKKEATNRREYSMGQ; this is encoded by the coding sequence ATGACTAAAAAACGCAGCCATATAGCTGAAATTCATATATTAAGAGCAATTGCTTGTCTATTAGTGGTCTTTGTTCATGTCTCAGCCACTTATTATTACCAACAGGGGCAGCAGTTCAATGATTATACTTATTTCATTAACCAGATAAGCCGCTTCGGAACCCCTATATTTGCACTCATCAGTGGGTTTCTATTATTTTATCAAGTTCGCTTCAGAGGTTTTGATCTTAAGAGGTTTTCTACTAGTCGATTTACTAAAATAGGGTTTCCTTTTTTATTTTGGAGTATATTTTATTTAGGATTCATGTATGCAGCTGAAGGTGTGAATCCCTTTGACGTCGGAGAAAAACGGTTTCTAATAAACTTTTTATCAGGTAATTCTTTTTACCATTTATACTTTATGGCGATTGTCTTTCAATTTTACCTGCTGTTCCCGTTCTTACAATTAATCCGATCTAAAAAGAACTGGATTATTTTGTTGATGGGCTCTATCTTTCTGAACTTATATTTTTTAAAACTTTTCACACCAGGTCAATTTGAAGGAATTATTGGAGAAATCCTTGGACAGCGAGCTTTTCTGCCACATTGGATATACTTCTTTATTTTTGGAGGGTTCCTTGCATATTATTGGGAACCACTAGCAGCGTTCTCAAGAAAATATAAAGGCATATTGGGGATTTCTGTCATTTTGATCACGCTGGCAGCAGTATGGGAATACAAGACCGTTGGGGCCATAGCTTCTAATAGAGCAACCAATATGATCAACATTCCTATCATCACCTTATTTATCATCGGAATCGGAGAAACGATTACAAAAATTAATTGGTTGAATCATACCCTTACTAAAATAGGTACCTTATCAATGGCTATCTATTTAGCTCACCCATTCGTGATTTATTGTTTCCAAGAAATAGCTCCTGCATCAATCTGGAAGACAGCACTTTTCCCAATCGTGTATGCAGTTATTCTCCTAGCAACAATCGGAGTGGTCAAATTCATCCAGCTATTCCCTTTAAATCAATATATTCTTACCGTCCCAAAAATTAAAACTGCCGAAAAGAAAGAAGCGACAAACCGCAGAGAATATAGTATGGGGCAGTAA